In Candidatus Eisenbacteria bacterium, the genomic window TCTGTGCCTTGGCAGCGCAACTGGTTGGGCGGATTCCTCAAAGGAACCGGTTCCCCGAGCCTTGGGCCAACGTTTTTCGACATATACGGCGCCCGCAGATCCTCCACAAGGCCCTGACGCTCAGCCGGCGGGAGTAGAGCCAGAAGGCATTCTTACCCTGGAGACGGCGTTGGAGTTTGCATTATTGTACAACCCAGAACTCACGGCCCGTGCTTGGGAGATTCGCGCCGCCGAAGCGCGCAAAGAACAGGTCGGGCTATGGTCCAACCCAGAAATTGGACTGGAAGTTGAGGGGTTCGACGGTAGCGGCGATCTTGCCGGAGTTGATGCGGCGGAACTGGGCATCCGGCTTGAACATAAGTTGGAAATTTCAGGGGCCCGATCAAAACGGGAACATGTGGCTTCTTTAGAGAGGGACCTGGCCTTCTGGGATTTTGAAACCGCGCGGCTTGATCTCATCACCGGCGTGACACAGCGTTTCATGCAGACCGTCGCGGCACAGAAACGGTTGTCACTGGCGGATGATATTCTTGGCTTGGATGAGGCAATCTTTGCAACCGTTCAAGAGCGGGTCGATGCCGGAAAAGATCCACCTGTTGAGAGCGCCAAGGCCCATGTCACTCTCTCCACGGCACGGATAAATCGGATGGGGGCGGAGCGGGACCTTGAAATTGCACAACAAATACTTGCCGAGTCCTGGGGAGGTCTATCACCCCGTTTTGAAAAGGTGGCCGGCGAATTCGAAACGGTGACGGAACCACCGCCTTTTGATGAGCTGGTGGCTCTCCTGGAACAGAACCTTGAGTTTTCCCGGTGGACTACGGAGACAGGGCGTTACAGAGCGATGGTGGATCTTGAGTCTCGAAACGGGATTCCTGCTCCTTCCATATTCGGTGGATATAAACATTTTCAGGCGAATGACGAGCATGCATACCTCTTTGGTATCTCCATTCCATTGCCGCTTTTCGATCGTAATCAGGGGGCGGTGCGTGAGGCAAAGTATAACTTGGCGCAAGCCGGAGTTAGACGCCGGATGGTAGAAACTAAAATCAGGGCGGAGCTGAC contains:
- a CDS encoding TolC family protein, which gives rise to MEKPINIIPVLLALCLGSATGWADSSKEPVPRALGQRFSTYTAPADPPQGPDAQPAGVEPEGILTLETALEFALLYNPELTARAWEIRAAEARKEQVGLWSNPEIGLEVEGFDGSGDLAGVDAAELGIRLEHKLEISGARSKREHVASLERDLAFWDFETARLDLITGVTQRFMQTVAAQKRLSLADDILGLDEAIFATVQERVDAGKDPPVESAKAHVTLSTARINRMGAERDLEIAQQILAESWGGLSPRFEKVAGEFETVTEPPPFDELVALLEQNLEFSRWTTETGRYRAMVDLESRNGIPAPSIFGGYKHFQANDEHAYLFGISIPLPLFDRNQGAVREAKYNLAQAGVRRRMVETKIRAELTTAYQGLFWAYSTVGILESEILPSAQDAFDTALGGYRNGKFQYLIVLDAQRTLFEARGSYINALEAYHNSRAGLERLIGVELGSVAGMVE